The DNA window CTGAAAATAGTATTAAAGTATCTTTAACATATAGAGATTTAGTAGGAGCAATTTTAAGTAGCTCTCTCTATTATTGGTTTTACTCTGTCTATTCTGATCATTTAAATCAAAAAACTTCCGACCTAGCAGATTTTCCTGTTGATTTAGAGACTTTTTCAGAAAATCAAATTTCAGAGATTTCAGAAATCTATAAAAAATATATGGTTGAACTTCAAGAAAATAGTTATGTTGAGGGTGGATTTCGAAGATATATCGCAAGAAAATCTAAACCTCTTCTTGACCAAATAGATTTGGCAATCTATAAAAACTTTGGTTTAAGTAGCGATGAGGTCAATTTTTTGATAAATTTCAGCAAAGAATTCAGAGTTTAAAGTGAAAATTTAAGAATTTGGAAAAAATTTGATTTCACCAAAAAATCAACTCGAATCTCAACCACACTATTTTGAAAGTAAATTTTCTGAACTTTTGAAACTTTTGGAAATCTGACACGGAAAAGTTTTAAACTTTGTTAAAATTTAATAAAAGAGAATTCTGATTTGAATCTAAATAATCCACAACTTTTATATCCCCGTCTTTCGCCTCTTTTAAAATGGGCGGGAGGTAAAGAGCGAGAGCTGAAATATATTTTGCCAGAAATTCCAGAATTCAAAAGATATTTTGAACCATTTGTTGGTGGCGGAGCTGTATATTTTGCAGTAAATTCTAGTCAATATTTTTTAAATGACAAATCGCATGAACTAATTGAGCTTTATAAAAGTGTTAAAACAAGTGATAAATTTTTTTTCGATGAGGTCTCAAAAATTTCTGAAAATTGGAAAAATATTGAAAATAGAATTTCTGAAAATAGAGATGATTTTTTAGCAAAATATAAAAGTGGCTTCTCATTTCCTGAAATTTCTAAAAAAATAGAACGAGTGAGAAAACTTGAATTAAAAAATGGGGAACTTGTTGAAAAAGATATTTTAGATAACATCGAGTCTGCATTTAAAGCAAAGTATTACACAGAATTAAGAGGTCTCTATAATTCAAATCCAACTCCTGCAATCTTCTTTTTTATTCGCAATTTCGCATATAGCGGAATGTTTCGTTATAACAAAGATGGAGAATTCAATGTTCCATATGGTGGAATTGGATACAACAAAAAAGATTTAAGAAATAAATTAGAGTATTTTAAAGATGAAAAACTTTTAGAACATTTGGCAAAAACAGAAATTGAAAATTTAGATTTTGAAGATTTTTTTCAAAAATGGAAACCAGAAAAAGATGATTTTATCTTTCTTGATCCTCCATACGATTCTGAATTTAGCACTTATGCAAAAAATGAATTTATCCAAAACGATCATGTTCGACTTCGAGATTTTTTAGCAAAAACTTCAGCAAAATGGCTCATGGTAATTTCAGAAACAGAATTTATTTCAGAGCTTTATAAAGATTTCCATATTTCTGATTTTAAAAAGGAGTATCAAGTTAGTTTTAAAAATCGGAACAATAAAAAAGCAAATCATCTAATTATTAAAAATTATGTTTGATTTCCCCGAAATCAATTTAATTTTTGCCCAAAACAAAACTTATTAAAAATTAAAAGCTAATTGTTTTAGGGTACTATTTTTTAAGAAATATTATCTTAGAAAATATATTTAATATTAATAATTAATACTTATTTAAATCTTAATATTTTTTATCATTAGTTTTTTATCATTAGTTTTTTATCATTTCAGCAACTGTATTTAATTATCAAAAAAATTAAATACAGTATATATTTCAAAGGATTTAGTCAAAATGCTTTTTCGACTACCTAAACTACTTCTGTTACCCTTATATTTCAGATGAACTCCATGCTGGAATGTCACTTCATAGAGGAAGAACAAGTTACTATGCACTAGGACCTCAAATGCTAGTTGACATACTCCCCATAGCTAAAGCTAGGGGATTCTGTTTCATCGAGAAAAGCCTAAAAAAATAGGTCTTACTTCCTCTCCACAAGAGGTAAAAAAACAACAAAGCAAAATGTTTCAATGGTT is part of the Thiovulum sp. ES genome and encodes:
- a CDS encoding site-specific DNA methylase (PFAM: D12 class N6 adenine-specific DNA methyltransferase~TIGRFAM: DNA adenine methylase (dam)) produces the protein MNLNNPQLLYPRLSPLLKWAGGKERELKYILPEIPEFKRYFEPFVGGGAVYFAVNSSQYFLNDKSHELIELYKSVKTSDKFFFDEVSKISENWKNIENRISENRDDFLAKYKSGFSFPEISKKIERVRKLELKNGELVEKDILDNIESAFKAKYYTELRGLYNSNPTPAIFFFIRNFAYSGMFRYNKDGEFNVPYGGIGYNKKDLRNKLEYFKDEKLLEHLAKTEIENLDFEDFFQKWKPEKDDFIFLDPPYDSEFSTYAKNEFIQNDHVRLRDFLAKTSAKWLMVISETEFISELYKDFHISDFKKEYQVSFKNRNNKKANHLIIKNYV